The following coding sequences are from one Eleginops maclovinus isolate JMC-PN-2008 ecotype Puerto Natales chromosome 11, JC_Emac_rtc_rv5, whole genome shotgun sequence window:
- the LOC134871783 gene encoding LOW QUALITY PROTEIN: nucleolar protein 58-like (The sequence of the model RefSeq protein was modified relative to this genomic sequence to represent the inferred CDS: substituted 1 base at 1 genomic stop codon), whose amino-acid sequence MTEEDKGQRKEKREKKDRLTERGQREDRKQKEKKGKKKVKKEKNPPKKDRERANFTEEDREENQRRTREKGKTQKREDKRITERKKDKERKKAXKREEKRGRDRSKKEEDRKKRPKNYRERTDSPRRGKRERTDLQKRGKDRFTKRRERQRCVIVDQLTQGYALINDSVSCSLTSITEDSVSLMDI is encoded by the exons atgaCAGAAGAGGACAAAggacagaggaaagaaaaaagagag AAAAaggacagactcacagagagaggacagagagaggaccgaaaacagaaagaaaaaaagggcaaaaaaaaggtaaaaaaagaaaaaaatcccccaaaaaaggACAGAGAAAGGGCAAATTTTACAGAAGAGGACCGAGAGGAAAACCAGAGAAGGACaagggaaaaagggaaaacacaaaagagagaggacaaaagg AttacagagaggaaaaaagacaaagaaaggaaaaaggcctaaaagagagaggaaaaaagaggaagagacagatCAAAAAAAGAGG aggacagaaagaaaaggcCCAAAAattacagagagaggacagactcccccaggagagggaaaagagagaggacagaTTTACAGAAAAGGGGAAAGGACAGATTTACAAAAAggcgagagagacagaga TGTGTTATTGTCGATCAGCTGACTCAGGGTTATGCGCTCATTAATGATTCAGTGTCCTGCAGTCTGACCTCCATCACTGAGGACTCTGTGTCCCTGATGGACATCTGA